A single genomic interval of Lathyrus oleraceus cultivar Zhongwan6 chromosome 7, CAAS_Psat_ZW6_1.0, whole genome shotgun sequence harbors:
- the LOC127104274 gene encoding uncharacterized protein LOC127104274, whose protein sequence is MDLFSTIYNESSKPYYLTDALCFLLLSLSLSTAHPHHFLVSPYSETLLLLLHHGEIFFTSFVSKLRNNSKDKRQYDEKGLRVYKCEFCDKVFTTGQALGGHKTCHRSNKQQIHDDKAHKSIKITFFLSSSPSYPNNHDAKLKRHSWTRVFKGTVHHPPAALEPCQQEELPAVDLLSYLPPRLYNTKKRSRRYLTHHGLANNAPPIPLSGESVANLDLNHPEYKRMKLSSNGNDTEMMQKPFVPLTSDGIDETVGKEEKNLSEGETAESRVVGNFDLNELQTHDVEMGVSRVVRDFDLNELPTNDIEKE, encoded by the exons ATGGATTTGTTCTCTACCATTTATAACG AAAGTAGCAAACCCTATTACTTAACCGACGCTTTGTGTTTTCTTTTACTGTCTCTCTCACTCTCCACCGCTCATCCACATCACTTTCTTGTTTCTCCATACTCCGAAACCCTGCTATTGCTTCTTCATCATGGTGAAATCTTCTTCACCTCCTTCGTTTCAAAACTCAGAAACAACAGCAAGGATAAACGACAATATGATGAGAAAGGACTGCGTGTTTACAAATGTGAGTTTTGTGACAAAGTATTCACCACTGGCCAAGCACTCGGCGGTCACAAGACTTGTCATCGCTCCAACAAACAACAGATACATGATGATAAGGCTCACAAATCTATCAAGATCACTTTCTTTTTATCTTCTTCTCCAAGTTATCCTAATAATCACGATGCCAAACTGAAAAGACATTCCTGGACTAGGGTTTTCAAAGGTACCGTTCATCATCCACCTGCTGCATTGGAACCTTGTCAACAAGAAGAGTTACCAGCTGTTGACTTGTTGAGTTATTTGCCACCAAGATTGTATAATACCAAGAAAAGGAGCAGGAGATATCTTACTCATCATGGACTTGCTAATAATGCTCCTCCAATACCATTGTCTGGCGAATCAGTTGCGAATCTTGATTTGAATCATCCTGAGTATAAGAGGATGAAACTTTCAAGCAATGGGAATGATACTGAGATGATGCAGAAACCATTTGTGCCGCTAACAAGTGATGGTATTGATGAAACAGTGGGGAAGGAGGAGAAGAACCTGAGCGAAGGTGAAACAGCGGAGTCAAGAGTTGTTGGAAACTTTGATTTGAACGAGCTCCAGACGCATGATGTTGAAATGGGCGTGTCAAGAGTTGTTCGAGACTTTGATTTGAACGAGCTCCCGACTAATGATATTGAAAAAGAATGA